From the Gammaproteobacteria bacterium genome, one window contains:
- a CDS encoding exported hypothetical protein (Evidence 5 : Unknown function), whose amino-acid sequence MSKLLFSFWLWLAIVAPVAMADLDTYLQDGTPILIDENSRTVSILQGTIRRPLWDGVHRLANGSTLTVTGGILINEFRSPETRNLRYGPAGSPSRCEVLVTQVCGPDNRCAYLPGCQAAHQLLQMEEKERPPGDPPSIMTPTSDSCAEALGDTSYFVPCPKS is encoded by the coding sequence ATGAGTAAGCTACTTTTCTCCTTTTGGCTATGGCTCGCAATAGTAGCACCGGTAGCAATGGCCGATCTTGATACATACCTTCAGGACGGTACCCCGATCCTCATCGACGAAAACTCCCGTACCGTATCCATCCTCCAGGGAACGATTCGCCGGCCCCTGTGGGATGGTGTACATCGATTAGCAAATGGTTCTACTCTCACGGTAACTGGGGGCATACTCATCAACGAGTTTCGTTCCCCCGAAACCCGCAATTTGCGTTATGGACCAGCAGGGTCTCCTTCGCGCTGTGAAGTATTGGTCACTCAGGTCTGTGGACCAGATAATCGTTGCGCCTACCTCCCGGGGTGCCAAGCTGCGCATCAGCTCTTACAGATGGAAGAAAAAGAGCGCCCTCCCGGCGATCCTCCTTCCATTATGACGCCCACCAGTGATTCTTGTGCTGAGGCATTGGGAGATACCAGTTATTTCGTCCCATGCCCTAAATCATAA